Genomic segment of Gopherus flavomarginatus isolate rGopFla2 chromosome 2, rGopFla2.mat.asm, whole genome shotgun sequence:
ATATCAACATTCAAAGCCCCCCAAAGCGCAGACATCTCTGAATTTCACTTGCTAAACTCATTTCCTTCTATTAGATAATGTTTTTAAAGAGAAGCCTCACCACATACCATCTGCTATTATTTTTACTCCAAtaaaaatatatctatatatagatacaTATACACCATTTGACAGTCAGATTTAGAGAGATTCTATCTTGtctgaaagaagaaaaaatctAAAAGGGTGACTAAAGAAATGCTTAGATAAAATTAACACTTTCAAATTAGTGATAATATTCCATATCTGACAAAAATTTTCCCTTCCATTTCTACAAAATCCcctgcttttaaaatatattttcccctGAAATTTTACAAAGAGTGATCTCAAAATGCAATCGAATTACAGACTTTTTCTAAACCAGGAGGCTTGCTTGGAACATGAAAGAAACCCCTTAGAGAATAAAAGCTCTTAAAAGCTATAGACTTAGCAACTGACTTAGGTCTTCCCATAGCAAATGTAAAGGTGAAGATAGTCAAGACAAATTAAAGAACAAAACTGAGAAACAGACAAATGgttctgtagaagagaagaatataGATCTCTAAATGATCTTGCTGATTTACAATGCATTTAAATTATGTGTATCAAACCATTACAAATTAAGAATATaaagagggagattttcaaatgtgaaaaTCCAAGttgaaaatcagtgggaattgagtGCCAATGTTTAAAGCTACGATTTAGTCGCAGAAGTCACTGCCCGCGGACTAATGGAGCTGCGGGGTACCCCTGCCGCCTCTGGCAGCCTGTGGAGCTCCAAGCTGCTGTAGGCGGCAGGGTACTCTGCAGCCCCAGTGTAGCTGCCCTGCTTCAGGCAGTGTGGGGACCTACAGattccccattttgtcagggatatttttagtaaaagtcacggacaggtcatggcttctgtgaatttttcttttttgcctgtgGCCTATCcgagacttttactaaaaatatccctgacaaaatcttagccttacctaTGTGCCATCTGTGCCTTTGGAAATTTCACCCTATAGGTGGAACTGTGTCTTTATATGCCTGAGCCATTTTCACTGGAATTTGCATGTTCATAGCTGAAGGCAAAATATGGCCCTAGAGGATTATTTCTAGATTGACAATTCTGAGATTACCTCTTATTAAATTCATTTTTTGTGAATACTTCAGAGCAACAAGGTGAACAAAATTAATGGATTAAAATGGTTTTGCTGATGTCATGTTTTGAGTAAACTTTAAACACCTATGTTTTCATAGATCCAAACTAAGTCTGGATGTTCGTGTTGTGACAATGTCACCTAAAAAATATAACAACTGTATTTGCTAGTGGCTACCAGGTCTCTATTATTTTATAAATAGGAACCAAAAGAGATAGTGAGAATGTAGAACAGAGATTAACCTAACTTTCCAATGTTATCTCCCtgatccttaatttttttttaaggctagGCATCAAAACAACAAAAGCACACATTTGAAGGCCTAATCAATTGTGTGTGTTCTTTCATCAGCAAGGTTACAAAAAGTGCTTTTTTATCTTTCCCCACCATGTCAACTGACAAGAAACaagacccaagacccaaatctgcAAAGTTCCATTGAGATTTTGGAGGACTGGTCACATAAATATTATATGGTTGAAGTACAGGACTCAGAATAAGGAGAGATGGGTTTTATTCCAAGCTCTGTCACAGACATACTGTGATAGCTTGGACCAAATCATGAAGGCCTGGGCTACAGTAGcgcgcgtgcgtgtgtgtgtgtgtgtttcaaactaagatacgcaacttctgaagttgaagtatcttagtttgacttccctggccgtcctcacggagGCGAACTAACTGCCatggctcccccgttgactctgatTACTCctcttgccaaggtggagtacaggcgttgATTCGCAGATTGATTCATCGTGTTCagacgagatgcgataaatcgatccccaagacatcgaacactacccgctgatccggcgggtagtatagacgcaCTCTTAGGAACAAATTTCCCAAGCATGGCCTCTAAACAGAATTGCCTCAATTTGAGGATATTTAACTTGACACAGGCAGGACCTGAGCACCAACAGTTCCATTTAGGTTAATGAGACCAGTGAAAGCTGGGTCATAGATGTGTCAAGTTGGATACCTAAACGTTAAGGCATCCAAAATTAGAAGACACTTTTGAATCTGAACTAGTTGCGGCTTGCTGGCGCCAAACAGCAGGTCATATGAGTGGGACACCATTCCCCCCACCTCATGCTTTTAAAGACCAAACCTTCTTTCAACAAATAATATTAGAGATATTCTTCTGTTGTTATTAAATGGTTAATGGTTGACTCCACTTAGCAAGCCGTCTTTCCAGCTTTTTAATTTAGAGCTGTCCTTTGGACCCATAAAGCCCACAGCCTCAGACCCTCCCTGACGTGGGAGAAATAAATTTGAAGAACAATCTCAGCTTTTGCTTGAAATAAAAATCTTTCTAGCCTCTTTCCTTGCAAAGAAAGCctacaaaatgtaaacaaatgtaaaACAGTCATGAAGACTGAAAATAAATGGCAAGCTAGGCTCCAATTCTGAAGTAAGAGGCTAGGGGGAACTTAAAGATAAAACTTCTTAACATACATTATGTATAAAATTGATCAGTTAAGTTTTGTGTGTGTTCCAAAGAATCCTCTCGTTACCCTCCTTAGTCCGGTGCACAGTGGTGTGAACACACTGGACACGAATCAATGATATCCGGGGTGCAAACAGGCAAAACATATTTTCACGAACttattaaaaaatgttaaagctGAATATGCTTCTGCTTCAACACCCTACTGGAGTGTGCCTCAAATTCCGCAAAAACAGAATAAAGGAAGCTTAAGCTACTGGCACTCCCCTGAGCATATTAACATGCCAGTGGGATGAAGAAGGGATGAGGAGATGGACATAGAGCAAGAGAAAACACAACAAAGCAAAGACAAACACATGGCAGCAGACGACTGAAGAGCAGAAAAAAGAGGGACAGCAAAGGATTTTAGAGAACAGTATGCAGAATAATAAGTGCTAATGGGACTCACGCTTAAATCCTTCCGGTCAAGGAGAACTGAATACTGTGCCAGTCACTCACTCCCTCATTCTACCTCCCCTCCATTTGTGAACAATAATACTTGTACAggatctctcttccccttccttaaACTGGCATGGGACTTACACCCTTAGGGGAGAATATGTCATTCAGCATTTTACAATTCTTAAGTAAAATATATGAACTAAAGTATGCTTACCTGCCGATGAATAATCTCTAGGTTTGTTCTTGCTTTATTCACTAGCGTTTGTATCTCTTCTGAAtcctttaaatgtttgttttctctgaAGGCATCTCTTATCCTTCTGATTGCATATGTTCtagacattattaaaaaaaagcatCCGTAAGTGTTCTGACATCAAAacgatttttaaagtgtttggcTACTGCAGTAAATGCTGTTGAGGATATTTACAAACAGTTGTACCCGCTAATCGTCCATTTATTTGCTTCAAactttatattctctctctgttCAGGTTAAATCCTATCATGCCCTAGTAAATACTATAAAGCAGTGGTGAGGGCCTTGAACTGTAGAACCAGCTTTACTAAAACTTAATGTGGAAGAACTTTGTGCCTCATATACTTCAATTTTCTTCATGTGCACATGTATAAACATTTCTCTATGCCAACAGACTGGGAATATTATTGTAGATTATAAACATATGGTGGAATCACAAATAAACTGTAGAATTACTCTTCTATACACTCTTACCTAATGTGTGGAAAGAAAGATGGTGGTTTCACCACTATAAACAGAATCATTAACAATACCAAGAGAAACACAGAAAGTTCCCATGTTGTCTAAACTTCCTTCACcaaggcattttttttttaaataaaattaaatacaacTATCTGGAGGGTCTTATTACATGCTCTCTGTTTACTGTTTTTTAATACCAAAGGTCTCCTTGTAACAATGCAAATAGCCACAAGAAAAGTCCAATCATTATTGCTCTGCCTGTTACTGCTATTAAGATGCAACACTGCTTGGCACTACAAAGAAAAAGCCTGAAGTAGCACAATCCCACTACTTCTGCTGGATGCTAGTTATGAGTGCTACTGAATAGTTGCTCCAAGGAAATCCCTTTGTTTGGCTCATAGTGAGTTGCAGACTGACTACTAATTATCATTGATTCTCAGCACAGAGTAGTTATGAGTGCTACTGAGCACAAGGATATTTCAATCATCTCTCTTCTTGTCACATGAACCACAAGAGTGATTTGAATTAGTGCACTGATTCTTGTTCCGAGCATTCCAAGGGTCATCAGACAGAATGCTAGCCACTGCATACATCAAGGGGAGTAttggggggcaaaagacatatctggctttaagattaagcttgataagtttatggaagggatggtatgatgggatagcctaattttggcaattgatctttggttatcagcagataagtatgcccataagtatactgcagagaattcttttatgaatgctggctggtgagtcttgcccacatgctcagggtttagctgatggccatatttggggtcgggagggaattttcctccggggcagattggcagaggccctggaggtttttcgccttcctctgcagcgtggggcatgggtcacttgctggtggattctctgcagcttgaggtcttcaaaccactatttgaagacttcaataactcggacataggttaggagtttgttatagaagtggatgggtagggttctgtggcctgctttgtgcagggagtcagactagatgatcacattggtcccttctgatcctagaatctatgagtctataatttgtAACCTGGAAGTCACCAAAGGAGAGCTGTTGAATCAGCCATTCAAAAAGGtgctttatttttttcaatgtgcattttgTTTTTCACTGGAGGAACGTGCCCCTAGTCCCACTGACAGGTGGGAAAGAGGATGTGGCCCCTGCCTCCCAAGAAAAGTGTCCAAAACTTTAGGTCTCAAGGACCATTAGAAACAGATTAGAATTTTCTCTCCTTATTTAAAAGCCAACAAATAATCTTTGTACAGTATGCAATAAATCCCTTTAGAAACACGAGATGgatttaatttttgttaaaaGACACTCCCAACTGACCACTAGATATTTTTATAAGAGGCCAGCTTATAAAGGTATTTGGTGCATGCTGATCCTTTTCAGATATCTTTGTAATGCACACCATTACTATCCGCATTTAAAATGCCTCACACCAATAAACACATTTATCTCAAACTTAAACATTTTGCACAGAAAGAATAAAACAATGAAAACCACTCCAATAGCTTACTATTTTCAAAGATTACTTTTCACCTCATACAAAAGTGAAATGCAAGCTTCAGGTCCAGCATGAAACTGTTGGAAATCTTATcactaacccctccccccaccccatatatatatagagagagaaaaagcaaagaGAATATACTTAAGAAAAAAGATTAACAACCTGCTTCACTACCATACCATTAGATGGTGCCATCGAGCTCTTAACGCAGTTTCCATGAGGTAAGTGACATATTTTTGTAAGAGCTCATAAATAACACATTTCAATCACAGGAACCAGGGGTCTTATGGAGTGCTACCCTGCTGCCACAAACCAGCAGATGGTGTGTGCTTTTAATTAGGGCCTGTTCACCTATAATGTGACATGGATGTGTGTGTAGTTAATAGAATTTATTAAATATGGAAGCTCATTCTTATTTGCAGCTGGTGTCCTAGCAAGATTTTGAGGGGAAGCTGCTTAGTTATTCTGAGGCAGACATAACCAAAAAATGTTGAGATTTAGTTTAATTTTGTTGCTTGATAATGAATGACTGAATAAGGAAAATGCTCTTCATCCAGGGTGCATGTGTGTTTAAATATACTCGATttcttaaaaggaaaacaaaatattcagtGGTTTTCTGGGAATGTTTTTTTCCTGGAAGATATATAATCCTAACATacactttctattttttttaaaaactggtgttCGTTATCCAGCTTTATTCTGCAAACACTCATGTGAGTGACTCTACCAAGGTGAGTAGGCCCCaatgattttaatgggactaatCACATGTATGTCTGTCAGTTTGGCCCCAGATTGCTTTTGCTTTTTTATATGTATGATGGATTCATTATCCATTTTCTAGTTTTTCACTCAATACACCAAACACAGTTGTTTAGAAAGAAAATTGATGTATTTAAGAACTGGCACAACCGTTCACATTTACTGTCTAAACACTGTGTATGGCAAGAAACAAACATGTATGGGCAGCAGACTCAGGGTcatccttacccatacgcaaagtacgcagctgtgtAGGGGACAGGAAACTTGGGAgtaccaaatttcctggtgccctgcgcagctgcgtgctgctccagcccttcccccgcctcttccccaggcctcccacccctaccccccaagCCATCCTCACCCCCTGTGgaggcctgccctgcccccctccctgcaggggGGCTGCTTAGGGCCCCTGAATAGGTAGGGGTGGCCCTGAGCAGACTTGACTCAATGATTACACAGTGTTATCTTTTCCTTCTCAAATTTCTATCAGCCTGTAAATCTGTTAGCCGCCATTTTAtatcccagtcctgcaaagacttatggaCATGCTTAACTGTAAGCATGTCAGTAGTTTCAATTAATAAACTGGACTATTCacgtgcttaaaattaaacatgtaCTTAAGTATTTGCAAAATTGGGGCCTAACCTAAATGTGCAAATACCTGTAGTAGGAAGACAAAATTTTGCAATTTACTGTTATTAAAACTTTCTATACATCCTTGGATAGAAAGTGCTATATCTCAGTGCACTCTACAAAAATTAGTTAGCTTCACAATACCTCTGTAAGGCACTAGGGAAACAGAAGCAGAAGTGACTTGCCTTAAGTCACacatgaagtctgtggcaaagccaggtaCAGAACCTGTATCTCTTAACATCCAATCCTGTATGTTAACTGTAACTcaccctttctttctttttgggaGGTATAAGGTAAACATCGTCTCCATACCCAACCTAGTCTACTCTTCCAagatttgtgtttaaaaaaaaaaaactaaaacgtTAACATATATTTTAGCCCTTCTCAATGTAACATCTTCTACAAAAGATAAAAACTGATTGTTTTGTACAGCCTCAGTTCTGAATCTTTATCCTCTTCTCAGGCTTCTAGGGCTTAACAATGCTCATACAAAAATCCACCAGTAAGACTATGGCTGCAGTACCTCTGCAGGTCTCTGAACAACTGAGTCCtcttaaaattatagcaacacaCATACTGTACATAGCAAGAAACAAGAATATGCAGAAACATGGATAGCATATACCCTCTCTTGCACACACTTGTTTTTCTCTTGAGAATAGTTGCTCCAAGGAAATCCCTTTGTTTGGCTCATAGTGAGTTGCAGACTGACTACTAATTATCATTGATTCTCAGCACAGCACAAATTCATCAGGAATCTCATTTGGTACAGGATTTACAAGTGAGAGTGTATAGTATCTGTATAtcctttaataaataataataaaaataaactcatTCGGGCAGAATAGTTATTTGCAGATATAACATCTTACACCTTTTGCTCCTGTTGATTCAAATGGGTCTTGCAGTATGTGCTACATTGTCAGCCTGAGCAAGCAGGTTTCAGAAATGATAGAGTTACTGCAACAAAAATAGCAAGCtaactgcagtgcaatctcttgtATTAAAATTATCATAATAGGCATTTGAAACCATTATAACAAATTAATGCAAAAGGCCAGAagaacaagaaacaaaaaatgggggtggaggtgtgtgtgtgaaggggaggAAGGCAGAATTTGTCCACAGCAACTGCTGAGAGTCTCTTCTAggtaacaagtatcagaggggtagccgtgttagtctggatctgtaaaagcaacaaagaatcctgtggcaccttatagactaacagacgttttggagcatgagctttcgtgggtgaataccttgcatctgaggaagtgggtattcacccacgaaagctcatgctccaaaacgtctgttagtctataaggtgccacaggattctttgctgctcttctagGTAAATTACACAAGGACAGAATTATAACTCTCTTGGAATATTTTTAAACTAATATTATTAATGAAAATACCATCTAAGTTCTCCGGTCAACATAACACTGTCTACGGAGGGTGGCGGGTGAGGGGGGGAAAAGGCTGGTATatctatgttgctcaggggtatgcATTTTTACACCCGtgagcaatgtagttacactTACataactttgcagtgtagaccagggcaaagACAGCTTCATATGAAGCAGAAATctacccccttttttttttttttttgcctttcaaaTTGTTTCCGAGCAATCATCATGCTGACCTTCCAGTTCTTGTACTTAGGCACCACTGAAAACTCCAATATTGCAAAGTGCAATTCAACATCTGAGATTATCCAAATCCATTCTGATTAAAAGTTCAGTCTGCAGACACTTTGTTACAAAATGAGATTTTTCACAATATAAACCAATTTAGCAGAATAAAAGGGCACATTTCTTGATCCTTAGTTTCAAAGAACTGAAGCATCCCGATCCAGACTTGCTTTTATTATTGGGTTTCTTTTACTTATGCAAAGCAGCAGTgtctgaaactattttttttaaaaagtcacatcaAACAATTGAAGAAAGAACGGCTTGCTTATTTCTATGGTGTTCAATTGTCAAACTGTGTGGAGTGGTTCATgactgtcaagaagcagggcagagacTCGAAACTGGTGTGTGTTCTAGAATTAAATTTCACCAACCCactaacaagtgtgaactcctaaagcactatagcagtcttaccatggagtcagacagttcctttgggcattccagtctatcttgccacccaggcaagctgaaCTTAGTAATAGCTGCTTGCTAAACACAAAAAATCACATAAGACTGagattgcttccagtcccaaaagATCAGTCACTTATCtcaggtcaatttgtaccttagatctctcaccaaagaca
This window contains:
- the LYRM4 gene encoding LYR motif-containing protein 4 isoform X2; the encoded protein is MAASSRAQVLRLYRALLRESQSFTAYGYRTYAIRRIRDAFRENKHLKDSEEIQTLVNKARTNLEIIHRQ